In one window of Micromonospora cathayae DNA:
- a CDS encoding DUF5679 domain-containing protein, whose amino-acid sequence MADQAQTYNGYCVKCKEKRDFEGKVEVSKTGMNMAKGKCPVCGTTVNRILGKAKV is encoded by the coding sequence GTGGCCGACCAGGCCCAGACCTACAACGGTTACTGCGTCAAGTGCAAGGAGAAGCGTGACTTCGAGGGCAAGGTCGAGGTCTCGAAGACCGGCATGAACATGGCCAAGGGCAAGTGCCCGGTGTGTGGCACAACAGTGAACCGGATTCTCGGCAAGGCGAAGGTCTGA